A stretch of the Hypomesus transpacificus isolate Combined female chromosome 12, fHypTra1, whole genome shotgun sequence genome encodes the following:
- the LOC124474931 gene encoding adenosine receptor A2b-like, translated as MNASQESCVASSPSERSLLRSRVTAPYIAAELFIAVLSTTGNFLVCLAVIRNRKLRTVTNYFLVSLAVADLFVGVLAIPCAVLTGLGLPHHNLPVCLLLLSVLIVLTQSSVLSLLAVAAERYVAILLPLQYQRLMSPRNARLALGLTWTLAVVSGAVPLMGWHNSPPPSGFCIFTCVVNMSYMVYFNFFGCVLVPLVVMFGIYGRIFITVRRHLRRIADLRGLAGQGAGSRSGAGSNDGALGAGAGARGVEPETEVRAGSVDVAGPGGGGLGTGAELTLEGECTDVTQVYNEDGVVVGENETDHRLSEGGTVAWGSEVRSGSGTSSGSKSGSGGVIQLGVARDVKRPLRMRSERRKATSLFLILFLFMLCWLPLHCINCVLLLCPDCHVPLPVSLAAILLSHANSALNPLLYAYRMRSFRHTLKRMCLCQWHHGNRKGQSSLRETE; from the exons ATGAACGCGTCTCAGGAAAGCTGTGTGGCATCTTCCCCCTCTGAGAGATCCCTGCTGAGGTCAAGGGTCACCGCCCCCTACATTGCTGCCGAGCTCTTCATCGCCGTCCTCTCCACCACTGGGAACTTCCTGGTCTGCCTCGCCGTGATCCGCAACAGGAAGCTACGCACCGTCACCAACTACTTCCTG GTGTCGCTGGCGGTGGCGGACCTGTTTGTGGGTGTCCTGGCCATCCCCTGTGCTGTCCTGACAGGGCTGGGCCTCCCCCACCACAACCTGCCCGTGTGCCTGCTCCTCCTGAGCGTGCTCATCGTCCTGACCCAGAGCTCCGTCCTCAGCCTGCTGGCCGTGGCGGCCGAGCGCTACGTGGCCATCCTGCTGCCCCTGCAGTACCAGCGCCTCATGAGCCCCCGCAACGCCCGCCTGGCGCTGGGGCTCACCTGGACGCTGGCAGTCGTGTCCGGGGCCGTGCCCCTCATGGGCTGGCACAACTCGCCGCCGCCCTCAGG GTTCTGCATCTTCACCTGTGTGGTCAACATGAGCTACATGGTCTACTTTAACTTCTTTGGCTGCGTGCTGGTGCCCCTAGTGGTGATGTTTGGCATCTACGGTCGCATCTTCATCACGGTGAGACGGCACCTGAGACGCATCGCAGACCTCCGGGGCCTggctgggcagggggcagggtcaAGGTCTGGGGCTGGGTCAAACGATGGGGCActtggggccggggctggggcaaGAGGTGTTGAACCAGAAACGGAAGTAAGAGCCGGGTCTGTAGACGTAGCTGGGCCAGGAGGAGGTGGACTGGGGACAGGAGCTGAGTTGACCTTGGAGGGAGAATGCACAGATGTTACCCAGGTTTACAATGAAGATGGAGTGGTTGTAGGTGAGAATGAGACCGACCACAGGCTTTCTGAGGGGGGCACTGTGGCTTGGGGTAGCGAAGTGAGGTCTGGTTCTGGGACCAGTTCTGGTTCTAAGTCCGGCTCTGGTGGTGTGATTCAGCTTGGCGTTGCCCGCGACGTCAAGAGACCCCTGCGCATGCGTAGCGAGAGGAGAAAggccacctctctcttcctcatcctcttcctcttcatgcTGTGCTGGCTGCCGCTCCACTGCATCAACTGTGTGCTGCTGCTGTGCCCGGACTGTCACGTGCCCCTGCCCGTCAgcctggcggccatcttgctgaGTCACGCCAACTCCGCCCTCAACCCGCTGCTCTACGCCTACCGGATGAGGTCTTTCAGACACACCCTCAAGAGGATGTGTCTATGTCAGTGGCACCATGGCAACAGAAAAGGACAGAGCTCCCTTAGGGAGACAGAGTGa